The Aspergillus fumigatus Af293 chromosome 3, whole genome shotgun sequence region CCTCAGGCTCAGcctggagaagctggtttGTCATGTCGGTCATTATGTACTGGTATCGTGTCAGTCGCGGGAAATGAAGGTAGAAGCAGGGATGAGTTGGACTTACACCCGGTGATAAGGTATTGACCCGTATTCCGTACTTTCCCCATTCCTGGGCGAGAGAACGGCACAATTGCTGCACCGCCGCCTTGCTTGTGTTGTATGCGGAACATGTGAGACCCTGTGAACCATTAAAAGACAACTTCGGCATACTTGTCCTGGGCGCAGGGGCGTGGTTTTATGCGTACCCTGTTTGCAATCTGACCCGACATGCTTGCTATAAGGACAATACTTCCCGGTCTGTTCTTCTCGACTAGAATCCTTGCTGTTCGCTTTGCGGTCAAGAAAGCCCCTGTCACATTGACTCGTAGGATCCGCTCAAAGTCCTGCCCCTCATACTCGAGGGCCGGGACTTTCTGCTGAATGCCTGCGGAGGCCACGACACCAGAAAAGGGCGCGCCACGTGCGTCGGCGTCTTGCGCTATTTGCTCGAGTGCGGTCGCAAGCTCGGTTTCACTGGTGACATCGCATTGCGTATATGAGGCGGTCAGATTGGACGACTTGCACAGCTTGAGAAGGGTGGACCATTGAGTCTCTGAAGGCGAGGGCAAAATGTCCAGACACGCAACGTGGCCACCAGACTCTACTACCGCAAACGCCAGCCCCATCCCTAGGCCTCTGCCACCACCAGTGATAGCTATAGTTTTGCCTGTGAGCGAGAGAAGACTAGGCACGGTCGGTGCCGAGGAAgtatgctgctgctgcgtgTTGGGCAaggaagctgcagctgcaacATCGTCGATGGCCGTAGGTGTCATTGTGTTTCCCACTCTTTTCGCAAAGTAAGGTGGCAGGTGAAGGGTTGGCAAGGACAAAGCAGTCCACTATCAGGTAGTTCAGGAGGGACCACAGAGGAAGCGGTCTGGTATATAAATTTGAAGGTGGTTTCAAATTCAACCCATGTTTTGTAGGTCGTTTCTGAGCTGGATTTGGTAGGTCGAAGCACAAATTACAAAAGCAGCCCTCTGGGCACCGCTGAACTCCTAAGATTGCTACAGTGAACAAAGTGGATGATCGTATGCGTTCAAAACATGCATGTTGCCGCAAGAGAGACGGTGCAAAGTAGCCATTATCCATATTGCTCCAAAATTTCGGTTATGGAAGTTCGAAGCGCCATATCATGCGTTAACATTAGAGTCTCATGGGTGGCTTGAGTTTGATGGGGGAGGAAGTGGGGTTTATccgttctttttcttctctttccagGATAGGCAGCCCTAGCCGCACCCCGATAATAGGAACGGAGAGACACACGACATGTATGACACCAACAAGATACGTCACCCTCAAATCTGAATAGGAAGTCCTGAGCATCAATGGAGAAGACTGCGAATATAAGAATGAGCTTCGCGATCGGACTGCATTTCATCGCCCTTCGCACAAGAAGACATACGTGCATCTGTCGCTTTTGCTCCTGGTCACACGGATCCTCCTGCCAGAATGACGCAACAActtgaagagaaaaagaagattgATCTCGCATTGCGAACAATCCGATGCCTGATCTTAGACCTTTGCCAACAGTACAAGGGCGGGCACCCGGGGTGAGTAAACGATGTCCCGCTAACGATGCCGGCAAGCAGGGGAACCTGACATTTTTCCTCACCAGGGGCGCCATGGGAATGACTGCGATTGGCATTGCATTGTGGAAGTATTGCATGAGATACGTCCCAACGAACCCCAACTTCTTCAACCGGGATCGCTTTGTGCTCTCCAACGGCCACACTTGCCTCTTTCAGTACACCTTCCTACATCTGACGGGCTACAAGGCCATGACGATGGACCAGTTAAAATCGTACCACTCTGAGCGGGAAGATTCCTTGTGCCCAGGCCACCCGGAAATTGAAATTGACGGAGTTGAAGTGACCACAGGCCCCCTGGGCCAAGGTGTCGCAAACGCGGTGGGCCTGGCCATGGCAACGAAGCATCTCGGTGCTGTCTACAACAGACCGGGATTCTCACTTGTGGACAATACGACATGGTGCATGGTCGGTGACGCCTGCCTGCAGGAAGGCGTTGCATTGGAGTCAATCCAGCTCGCTGGCCACTGGAGACTCAACAATTTGGTCATCATCTACGATAACAACCAGGTAGCGTTGGCTCCGTATTTCCCAATATGGCCGTACTGAGCCTGACAAGATTCCGAAACCCAGGTGACGTGTGATGGCAGTGTGGACATCTGCAACTCCGAGGACATCAACGCCAAGATGAGAGCATGTGGCTGGGATGTGATCGATGTTGAAGATGGCTGTTATGATGTAGAAGGGATCACTGCTGCCCTCATGCGTGCTCGCTCCAGCAAAGAGAAACCGACCTTTATCAACGTACGTACCGTGATTGGCGTCGAGAGCAAATTCGCCGGCGACGCCAAGGCGCACGGTGCCGCCTTCGGCGAGGACGAGGTCGCGAACATCAAGCGGAAACTTGGATTGAACCCAGATGAGCATTTCGCTGTCCCTGACGAGGTATATCAGTTTTTCAGTGACGCTGGGGGAAGAGGCCGAGCCCTGGAGGAGAGCTGGAATCAGCTCCTACTCAATTACTCGACGGAGCACCCGGAGATGTACGAGGAGTTCAGGTTGAGAATGCTCGGAAGGATGACACAGGACTGGACAAAGCTCATCCCGTCAAAAGAAGAATTCCCCGCGTCTCCAACAGCCTCCAGAAAGTCTGCCGGCCTCTGTTGCAATCCCCTGGCGGCGAAGCTCGAGAACATCATGGTGGGCACTGCCGATCTGACTCCTTCGGTAAACATGGCATGTAAGGGCAAGGTCGATTTCCAGCATGTAAGCCACAGCCCCGTCCCCAGGAATATTCATCCCTTTACTAATCAAAACTGCTTTGTCCAGCCGGAGCTCAAGACCACTTGTGGCCTAAATGGCAACTACACTGGGCGATATATCCACTGGGGTATTCGGGAACATGCCATGGCTTCAATCTCAAACGGACTAGCAGCCTTCAACAAAGGAACTATCCTGCCCATAACCTCCAGTTTCTTTATGTTCTACATTGTAAGTGGAACCATCAAACTACGTCCCGTTTAGTCCAAGCAGTGGTGGCTAACACTGAGCAAGTATGCGGCCCCGGGTATCCGAATGGCGGCACTTCAGGGcctgcagcagatccatATCGCGACTCACGACTCGATTGGCACCGGCGAGGATGGGCCGACGCACCAGCCCATTGCATTGGCAGCGCTGTACCGTGCAATGCCAAATCTTCTCTACATACGGCCCTGTGATAGTGAAGAGACGGCTGGGGCGTTTATCGCAGCAATGCAAGCAACATCCACCCCGACAATCATCTCGCTGTCCCGGCAGAACTTGGAGCAATACCCGAAATTTTCCTCGCGAGAAGGGGTCCAGCGGGGTGCATATGTTTTCATCGAAGATGAGCAGGCTCAAGTTACGTTGATTGGTGTAGGTGCTGAGATGGTCTTTGCAGTCCGTACGCGACAGGTGCTGCGGGACCGTTTTAACATCAGATCTCGCATTGTGAGTTTCCCATGTCAGCGTCTTTTTGCACAGCAGAGCCAAGAATACAGGAGGGAGGTCTTGAAATATCGGTCAGGAATCCCCCGTGTCGTTATTGAGGCATATGCGGTCACCGGGTGGGAGAGATACGCCGATGCGGGCTTCACAATGAGCACATTTGGACATTCCCTACCTGGTGCTGCAGCATATAAGTACTTTGGATTCGACGAGCATGTGATTGCACCAGAGGTGGCAAAGCTCGTGGACGAGGTTCAGCGGGACGGCATCGAAAGCTTGCGAGGTGACTTCAGGGACTTGAATCCGGTGCGCCGTTAGGTAACGACCACAAATGTAATATAATGCATTTTGCACTCTAATAGTCAATTTAAGTGCAGAGAGCATCTTTGGCTTGTTTTGACTTGTAGC contains the following coding sequences:
- a CDS encoding transketolase family protein produces the protein MTQQLEEKKKIDLALRTIRCLILDLCQQYKGGHPGGAMGMTAIGIALWKYCMRYVPTNPNFFNRDRFVLSNGHTCLFQYTFLHLTGYKAMTMDQLKSYHSEREDSLCPGHPEIEIDGVEVTTGPLGQGVANAVGLAMATKHLGAVYNRPGFSLVDNTTWCMVGDACLQEGVALESIQLAGHWRLNNLVIIYDNNQVTCDGSVDICNSEDINAKMRACGWDVIDVEDGCYDVEGITAALMRARSSKEKPTFINVRTVIGVESKFAGDAKAHGAAFGEDEVANIKRKLGLNPDEHFAVPDEVYQFFSDAGGRGRALEESWNQLLLNYSTEHPEMYEEFRLRMLGRMTQDWTKLIPSKEEFPASPTASRKSAGLCCNPLAAKLENIMVGTADLTPSVNMACKGKVDFQHPELKTTCGLNGNYTGRYIHWGIREHAMASISNGLAAFNKGTILPITSSFFMFYISKQWWLTLSKYAAPGIRMAALQGLQQIHIATHDSIGTGEDGPTHQPIALAALYRAMPNLLYIRPCDSEETAGAFIAAMQATSTPTIISLSRQNLEQYPKFSSREGVQRGAYVFIEDEQAQVTLIGVGAEMVFAVRTRQVLRDRFNIRSRIVSFPCQRLFAQQSQEYRREVLKYRSGIPRVVIEAYAVTGWERYADAGFTMSTFGHSLPGAAAYKYFGFDEHVIAPEVAKLVDEVQRDGIESLRGDFRDLNPVRR
- a CDS encoding oxidoreductase, short chain dehydrogenase/reductase family — encoded protein: MTPTAIDDVAAAASLPNTQQQHTSSAPTVPSLLSLTGKTIAITGGGRGLGMGLAFAVVESGGHVACLDILPSPSETQWSTLLKLCKSSNLTASYTQCDVTSETELATALEQIAQDADARGAPFSGVVASAGIQQKVPALEYEGQDFERILRVNVTGAFLTAKRTARILVEKNRPGSIVLIASMSGQIANRGLTCSAYNTSKAAVQQLCRSLAQEWGKYGIRVNTLSPGYIMTDMTNQLLQAEPEVEKTWMAGALLGRLSTPVEFKAPAVFLLSEGSSFMTGADLRVDGGHCASA